A single region of the Halorussus gelatinilyticus genome encodes:
- a CDS encoding NAD(P)/FAD-dependent oxidoreductase, with protein sequence MTQTPAYEVVVVGGGPAGLTTALYATRLGHRTALVNREGGRYERVTSVHNLLGVSEDASGGAVTELGIEQLEEYGADYYRDAVREVTNVEPGQRGDAEASDTADVDAPDAADADAATDFENESGDVQFRVTGERVTLRADRVVFATGFTDTPPDVRNLRQFVGRGLHYCLHCDAYALGDRPVFVLGHDDHAAEMAMMLLNFTDDVDLLLNDEEPTWGDDVAAQVEAHPVEVLPDRVDHAFADEESDRGSERGDADPWLGGLAFADGRTREYGGGFAVYGKEYNDELAAELGCDLREDGAIAVDDDRETSVSGAYAVGDVTHGQNQTPIALGDGAYAGIALHKDLRQFPVPADDLDRVADLDAPAMADDLDRVADLDAPAMADDLRARMWRVREADDHAGMTPDE encoded by the coding sequence ATGACCCAGACTCCGGCCTACGAGGTGGTGGTCGTCGGCGGCGGCCCGGCGGGACTCACCACCGCGCTCTACGCGACCCGACTCGGCCACCGGACCGCGCTCGTCAACCGCGAGGGCGGGCGCTACGAGCGGGTCACGTCGGTCCACAATCTGCTGGGCGTCTCCGAGGACGCGTCCGGCGGCGCGGTCACCGAACTCGGCATCGAGCAGTTGGAGGAGTACGGCGCGGACTACTACCGCGACGCCGTGCGCGAGGTCACGAACGTCGAACCGGGCCAGCGCGGGGACGCCGAGGCCTCGGATACCGCCGACGTCGACGCCCCGGATGCAGCGGACGCCGACGCCGCGACCGACTTCGAGAACGAGAGCGGCGACGTGCAGTTCCGCGTGACCGGCGAGCGCGTGACGCTCCGGGCCGACCGCGTGGTGTTCGCCACGGGGTTCACCGACACGCCGCCCGACGTCCGCAACCTCCGCCAGTTCGTCGGCCGCGGACTCCACTACTGCCTGCACTGCGACGCCTACGCGCTCGGCGACCGGCCGGTCTTCGTCCTCGGCCACGACGACCACGCCGCCGAGATGGCGATGATGCTGCTGAACTTCACCGACGACGTGGACCTACTGTTGAACGACGAGGAACCGACGTGGGGCGACGACGTGGCCGCGCAAGTCGAGGCCCACCCCGTCGAAGTCCTCCCGGACCGCGTGGACCACGCCTTCGCCGACGAGGAGTCCGACCGCGGGAGCGAGCGCGGGGACGCCGACCCGTGGCTCGGCGGCTTGGCGTTCGCCGACGGCCGCACCCGCGAGTACGGCGGCGGCTTCGCGGTCTACGGCAAGGAGTACAACGACGAACTCGCGGCCGAGTTGGGCTGTGACCTGCGCGAGGACGGGGCCATCGCGGTGGACGACGACCGCGAGACCAGCGTTTCGGGCGCCTACGCGGTCGGCGACGTGACTCACGGCCAGAACCAGACGCCTATCGCGCTCGGCGACGGCGCGTACGCCGGCATCGCGCTTCACAAGGACCTCCGGCAGTTCCCCGTCCCGGCCGACGACCTCGACCGCGTCGCGGATCTCGACGCGCCTGCGATGGCCGACGACCTCGACCGCGTCGCGGATCTCGACGCGCCTGCGATGGCCGACGACCTCCGGGCGCGGATGTGGCGGGTCCGCGAGGCCGACGACCACGCCGGGATGACGCCCGACGAGTGA
- a CDS encoding group I intron-associated PD-(D/E)XK endonuclease, producing the protein MGKTTHPKERGQQTEAAIICEFVQNGLTVLEPFGDNERYDVVVEEAGKFYRVQIKTGRLENGCVQFETRSSGTLTREVKKEGYEGEVEVFAVYAPEIGRSFVVPIAEAPKTTMGIRVEESEKSSPNINWAEDYSLKGWAESIRSATR; encoded by the coding sequence ATGGGCAAGACGACCCACCCAAAGGAACGTGGCCAACAAACTGAGGCGGCAATCATCTGTGAGTTCGTTCAGAACGGTCTAACCGTCTTAGAACCGTTCGGTGATAACGAAAGATACGATGTCGTGGTTGAAGAAGCCGGGAAATTCTATCGAGTCCAAATCAAAACAGGACGGTTAGAAAACGGATGCGTTCAGTTTGAGACTCGGAGCTCAGGCACGTTAACTCGGGAAGTGAAGAAAGAAGGGTACGAAGGAGAAGTCGAAGTTTTCGCAGTTTACGCACCAGAAATTGGGCGCTCGTTCGTCGTACCAATCGCAGAAGCACCGAAGACTACTATGGGAATTCGAGTAGAAGAATCCGAGAAGTCGTCACCGAACATCAACTGGGCCGAAGACTACTCTCTCAAGGGATGGGCCGAATCAATTCGGTCAGCCACTAGGTAG
- a CDS encoding APC family permease, whose protein sequence is MSSQSRDDRSLSRDMGPLAAMSTVVAGTLGAGLFVTLGTASATTGPSVILVVILSGLLAMSIAINYSWMATIFPAAAGSYAYVSRTFESRLPGFLVTWSKWLGYMAADAVLAIGFGSYLQVFYPSVDPALAGFGLLTVLFLVNLVGTKGYSVSQNVIFGVLMLSILVLVIPGSFNVEPANYQPFFTGGFDGFVAAAVPLFYAYIGIAVAGQMGAEVKNPSRNLPLAMAGGTFVLITLYVWTAAVIYGVVGDYTTLANSARPLATAAEAFLGDAGTAVVAFGGLLATASSVHAVMAAGIKMPYSWSWDEVFPAKFSEVSDRFGTPHWSLLTLYVVAASLTFWSAGLNQALAIATFSYLIAYASVAVAAGYLYATDPEKAATAGFDPGKWLYLPVAVGGLGSVGLLTQAANWSALVALDFAALSTLAVYLPWLAVGIVIFGVYWYRGERKGTDVQAILDTLPGVASDEYDPDVKGATDESVGGASDD, encoded by the coding sequence ATGTCATCCCAATCAAGAGACGACAGGAGTCTCTCGCGCGACATGGGACCGCTGGCGGCGATGAGTACCGTCGTGGCCGGGACCCTCGGCGCGGGGCTGTTCGTCACGCTCGGAACCGCGAGCGCCACCACGGGACCCAGCGTCATCCTCGTGGTAATCCTCTCGGGCCTACTGGCGATGAGCATCGCTATCAACTACAGCTGGATGGCGACCATCTTCCCGGCGGCCGCGGGGTCGTACGCCTACGTCTCCCGGACGTTCGAGAGTCGTCTGCCGGGCTTTCTGGTCACGTGGTCGAAGTGGCTCGGGTACATGGCCGCCGACGCCGTGCTGGCCATCGGGTTCGGGAGCTACCTGCAGGTGTTCTACCCCTCGGTGGACCCCGCTCTCGCCGGGTTCGGCCTGCTGACGGTCCTCTTCCTCGTGAACCTCGTCGGGACGAAGGGGTACAGCGTCTCCCAGAACGTCATCTTCGGCGTGCTGATGCTGTCGATTCTGGTGCTGGTGATTCCGGGGTCGTTCAACGTCGAACCGGCGAACTACCAGCCGTTCTTCACGGGCGGGTTCGACGGGTTCGTCGCGGCCGCCGTCCCGCTGTTCTACGCCTACATCGGCATCGCCGTCGCCGGGCAGATGGGCGCGGAGGTGAAGAACCCCTCGCGGAATCTCCCGCTGGCGATGGCGGGCGGAACCTTCGTCCTCATCACGCTGTACGTCTGGACCGCGGCGGTCATCTACGGCGTCGTCGGCGACTACACGACGCTGGCGAACTCGGCGCGTCCGCTGGCGACCGCCGCCGAGGCGTTCCTCGGCGACGCGGGCACCGCGGTCGTCGCCTTCGGCGGCCTGCTCGCCACGGCCTCGTCGGTCCACGCGGTGATGGCCGCGGGCATCAAGATGCCCTACTCGTGGTCGTGGGACGAGGTCTTCCCCGCGAAGTTCTCGGAAGTGAGCGACCGGTTCGGCACGCCCCACTGGTCGCTGTTGACGCTGTACGTCGTCGCCGCGAGTCTGACCTTCTGGAGCGCGGGCCTGAATCAGGCGCTCGCCATCGCCACGTTCAGTTACCTCATCGCGTACGCCTCCGTCGCCGTCGCCGCGGGCTACCTCTACGCCACCGACCCCGAGAAGGCCGCGACCGCGGGGTTCGACCCCGGCAAGTGGCTCTACCTCCCGGTCGCCGTCGGCGGTCTGGGCTCCGTCGGCCTGCTCACGCAGGCGGCCAACTGGAGCGCGCTCGTCGCGCTCGACTTCGCGGCGCTCTCGACGCTCGCGGTCTACCTGCCGTGGCTGGCGGTCGGAATCGTCATCTTCGGCGTCTACTGGTACCGCGGCGAGCGGAAGGGGACCGACGTGCAGGCCATCCTCGACACCCTGCCGGGCGTCGCCTCGGACGAGTACGACCCCGATGTGAAAGGTGCGACCGACGAGAGCGTCGGAGGTGCGAGCGATGACTGA
- a CDS encoding DUF1611 domain-containing protein gives MDLYDAFDAPVPAVVLAEGEFGTTEGKTANGVVMHSELFDVRAVVDSTRAGRSAADVLGRESGDATGEAADVPVVATTEEALESAPDAEALVIGVAPAGGELPEEWVADIRRAMRAGCDVVSGLHTFLSEDCQWRDVADEFGVRLFDVRKPPEDDELRVADGLVDDADADVVLTTGTDCAVGKRTTTFELYRAAKEAGLDAGWVATGQTGIMVGANRGVVVDRVPADFTAGVVEDLVCAVAEDHELVFVEGQAALSHRAYSGVTLSLLHGANPDAVVLVDDPGRTERTDFDRFSVAGVEREVAAIEALAGGSDAPDDETVVAALSTWGDADEQSAAWGLPAGNVYDEDGPARLLDAVLDAL, from the coding sequence ATGGACCTCTACGACGCCTTCGACGCGCCGGTCCCCGCTGTCGTCCTCGCGGAGGGCGAGTTCGGGACCACCGAGGGCAAGACCGCCAACGGCGTGGTGATGCACAGCGAACTGTTCGACGTGCGGGCCGTCGTGGACTCGACGCGGGCCGGCAGGAGTGCGGCCGACGTCCTCGGCCGCGAGAGCGGAGACGCGACGGGCGAGGCCGCGGACGTTCCCGTCGTCGCCACGACCGAGGAGGCGCTCGAATCGGCCCCCGACGCCGAGGCGCTGGTAATCGGCGTCGCGCCCGCGGGCGGCGAGTTGCCCGAGGAGTGGGTCGCGGACATCAGACGGGCGATGCGGGCGGGATGCGACGTGGTGTCGGGACTGCACACGTTCCTCTCGGAGGACTGCCAGTGGCGCGACGTCGCCGACGAGTTCGGCGTCCGACTGTTCGACGTGCGCAAGCCGCCCGAAGACGACGAGTTGCGCGTCGCCGACGGGCTCGTGGACGACGCGGACGCCGACGTGGTGCTGACGACGGGCACGGACTGCGCGGTCGGCAAGCGGACGACGACCTTCGAACTGTATCGCGCCGCGAAGGAAGCGGGTCTCGACGCGGGGTGGGTCGCGACCGGCCAGACGGGTATCATGGTCGGCGCGAACCGGGGCGTCGTCGTGGACCGCGTGCCCGCCGACTTCACCGCCGGCGTGGTCGAAGACCTCGTGTGCGCCGTGGCGGAGGACCACGAACTGGTCTTCGTGGAGGGACAGGCCGCGCTCTCACACCGGGCGTACTCGGGCGTGACGCTCTCGTTGCTCCACGGCGCGAACCCCGACGCCGTCGTGCTGGTTGACGACCCCGGTAGGACGGAGCGAACTGACTTCGACCGGTTCTCGGTCGCGGGCGTCGAGCGCGAGGTGGCCGCAATCGAGGCGCTGGCCGGTGGGAGCGACGCGCCGGACGACGAGACCGTGGTCGCGGCGCTCTCGACGTGGGGCGACGCCGACGAGCAGTCGGCCGCGTGGGGGCTCCCCGCCGGGAACGTCTACGACGAGGACGGGCCGGCGCGACTGCTCGACGCCGTGCTGGACGCGCTCTGA
- a CDS encoding metallophosphoesterase family protein, whose translation MVEIAIVSDTHVPSRADRIPEWVADRVRDADYTVHAGDFDSPAAYETVADLAGENFTAVAGNMDPGSLDLPKVATVEVSGTTFVVTHGTAATEEEYEATVAEAVSEELTGPGIAVAGHTHALVDDDIEGIRFLNPGSATGADPANVATMLTVEILEGDVSVEAYVEDERVEEFEEYPER comes from the coding sequence ATGGTCGAAATCGCCATCGTCAGTGACACCCACGTCCCGTCGCGTGCGGACCGAATCCCCGAGTGGGTCGCCGACCGCGTTCGAGACGCCGACTACACCGTCCACGCGGGCGACTTCGACAGTCCCGCGGCCTACGAGACCGTCGCGGACCTCGCGGGAGAGAACTTCACCGCGGTCGCGGGGAACATGGACCCCGGTTCGCTCGACCTGCCGAAAGTCGCTACGGTCGAGGTCTCGGGGACGACCTTCGTCGTGACCCACGGCACCGCCGCCACGGAGGAGGAGTACGAGGCGACCGTCGCCGAGGCGGTCAGCGAGGAACTGACCGGGCCGGGCATCGCGGTGGCGGGCCACACCCACGCGCTCGTGGACGACGACATCGAGGGCATCCGGTTCCTGAATCCGGGGAGCGCGACCGGCGCGGACCCCGCCAACGTGGCGACGATGCTGACCGTCGAGATTCTGGAGGGCGACGTGAGCGTCGAAGCGTACGTGGAGGACGAGCGAGTCGAGGAGTTCGAGGAGTACCCGGAGCGATAA
- a CDS encoding helix-turn-helix domain-containing protein yields the protein MAEDTTGGLRLTLDIWHPDCWTLEVTDRVAGGLLGHGVHRIDGMANGRFTAYGDSTDEVDELVEAVRDSELTDSTWETADPHADADTQVPGSASRGIVVRYDMEKSINDALVSRGFIPDEPVRMYDGREYWTVIVNESRNGVHERIDAVREEMDADVAVELITAPSAGSGMFRTDALSARQREVFELARQEGYYTWPREVSATELADDLGVSKATLLEHLRKAEVKLLGEV from the coding sequence ATGGCAGAAGATACCACGGGTGGACTGCGGCTCACGCTCGACATCTGGCACCCCGACTGCTGGACGCTGGAAGTGACCGACCGAGTTGCGGGCGGGCTGCTCGGCCACGGCGTCCACCGCATCGACGGGATGGCGAACGGACGGTTCACGGCCTACGGCGACTCGACCGACGAGGTGGACGAACTGGTCGAGGCCGTCCGGGACTCCGAACTGACCGACTCGACGTGGGAGACCGCCGACCCCCACGCCGACGCCGACACGCAGGTTCCGGGGAGCGCGAGCCGCGGCATCGTGGTCCGGTACGACATGGAAAAGAGCATCAACGACGCGCTGGTCTCGCGGGGGTTCATCCCGGACGAACCGGTTCGGATGTACGACGGTCGTGAGTACTGGACCGTCATCGTGAACGAGAGTCGCAACGGCGTCCACGAGCGCATCGACGCGGTGCGCGAGGAGATGGACGCCGACGTGGCGGTCGAACTCATCACCGCGCCCAGCGCCGGGAGCGGGATGTTCCGGACCGACGCGCTCTCGGCCCGCCAGCGCGAGGTCTTCGAACTCGCCCGACAGGAGGGCTACTACACGTGGCCCCGCGAGGTCTCGGCGACCGAACTCGCCGACGACCTCGGGGTCTCGAAGGCGACCCTGCTCGAACACCTCCGGAAGGCCGAGGTGAAACTGCTGGGCGAAGTCTGA
- a CDS encoding NUDIX domain-containing protein translates to MDETHVVTCFLRNRGEVLLLRRSAEVGSYPGAWGGVAGHAEGDPDRAAREEIAEETGLLDACTLARAGVPFTLEDENIDTEWTVHPYCFDCERRDVETDWETAEFEWVHPTEILRRETVPNLWASYSRVGPTAQRIAEDSDHGSAYLSVRALEVLRDRAGSFAANDPDADRWPQLVAIAERLLDARPSMAAVANRVNRAMADAAASAIADEGDVSADENDLSAEAVERAAREGIERAYRVDERAAANAAAEIRGESVLTLSRSGTVLDALSAADEVFVAESRPAREGVGVAEELAATAGDSGPDTTLHTDAATAHVLATEDVDRVVVGADAILPDGRVVNKTGTRGAALAANREGVPVHAVAASDKVRTDDAVHPEEGDPAAVYDGEADVAVLNPTFDATPADAVSGVITERGVLDDAGISAVADELRGLTEWRESE, encoded by the coding sequence ATGGACGAGACGCACGTCGTCACCTGCTTCCTGCGGAATCGCGGCGAAGTGCTGCTCCTGCGCCGCTCCGCGGAAGTCGGCTCCTACCCCGGCGCGTGGGGCGGCGTCGCGGGCCACGCCGAGGGCGACCCCGACCGGGCGGCCCGCGAGGAGATAGCCGAGGAGACCGGACTACTCGACGCCTGCACGCTCGCTCGGGCGGGCGTGCCGTTCACCCTCGAGGACGAGAACATCGACACCGAGTGGACCGTCCACCCCTACTGCTTCGACTGCGAGCGCCGGGACGTCGAGACCGACTGGGAGACCGCCGAGTTCGAGTGGGTCCATCCGACCGAAATCCTCCGGCGCGAGACAGTCCCGAACCTCTGGGCCTCCTACTCGCGGGTCGGGCCGACCGCCCAGCGAATCGCCGAGGATTCGGACCACGGGTCGGCGTATCTCTCGGTCCGGGCGCTGGAGGTCCTCCGCGACCGGGCGGGGTCGTTCGCCGCGAACGACCCCGACGCCGACAGGTGGCCCCAACTCGTCGCGATCGCCGAGCGACTGCTCGACGCCCGCCCGAGCATGGCCGCGGTCGCCAATCGCGTGAACCGCGCGATGGCCGACGCCGCGGCGTCGGCCATCGCGGACGAGGGCGACGTGAGCGCGGACGAGAACGACCTCAGCGCCGAAGCCGTCGAGCGCGCCGCCCGCGAGGGCATCGAGCGCGCCTATCGCGTGGACGAGCGGGCCGCCGCGAACGCCGCCGCCGAGATTCGCGGCGAGTCGGTGCTGACCCTCTCGCGGTCCGGAACCGTGCTGGACGCCCTGTCCGCGGCCGACGAGGTCTTCGTCGCCGAGTCGCGCCCGGCGCGGGAGGGCGTCGGGGTCGCCGAGGAGTTGGCGGCGACCGCGGGCGATTCGGGTCCCGACACGACGCTCCACACCGACGCCGCGACCGCCCACGTGCTGGCGACCGAGGACGTGGACCGCGTGGTCGTCGGCGCGGACGCGATACTGCCGGACGGCCGCGTCGTGAACAAGACCGGCACGCGGGGCGCGGCGCTGGCCGCGAATCGGGAGGGCGTTCCCGTCCACGCCGTGGCCGCGAGCGACAAGGTTCGGACCGACGACGCGGTGCATCCGGAGGAGGGCGACCCCGCGGCGGTGTACGACGGCGAGGCGGACGTGGCGGTTCTGAATCCGACCTTCGACGCGACGCCCGCGGACGCGGTTTCGGGCGTGATTACCGAGCGCGGCGTGCTGGACGACGCCGGGATTTCGGCCGTCGCGGACGAACTTCGGGGACTGACGGAGTGGCGAGAGAGCGAGTAG
- the ddh gene encoding D-2-hydroxyacid dehydrogenase: protein MELRRLGVHESVGAVFPPERLRDALAEADPDLAVPVVGDDELDDCDAIVTFAYSESFLDADLRWIHSIQAGYDRFPLDALEERGVALTNSTGIHDTSVGEFAVGLMLSFARRLHTYVRNQQAREWSHPAWDDPFTLDGERLCVVGLGTLGRGIAERADALGMEVVGVRRSGEPTPHTETVYAPEDLREAVADARFVALAVPLTDETEGLVGAPEFDAMREDAYLVNVARGPVVAEDELVAALREDEIAGAGLDVFEEEPLPEESPLWDFEEVLVTPHRAAAERDYYRHIAELVRENVERATEGEELTNRVV, encoded by the coding sequence ATGGAGCTACGACGCCTCGGCGTCCACGAGTCCGTCGGCGCAGTGTTCCCACCCGAACGACTCCGCGACGCGCTCGCGGAGGCGGACCCGGACCTCGCGGTCCCGGTCGTCGGCGACGACGAACTCGACGACTGCGACGCTATCGTGACCTTCGCGTACTCCGAGTCGTTCCTCGACGCCGACCTCCGGTGGATTCACTCGATTCAGGCCGGATACGACCGCTTCCCGCTCGACGCCTTGGAGGAGCGGGGCGTCGCCCTGACCAACAGCACGGGCATCCACGACACTAGCGTCGGCGAGTTCGCGGTCGGCCTGATGCTCTCGTTCGCGCGCCGACTCCACACCTACGTCCGGAACCAGCAGGCCCGCGAGTGGAGCCATCCCGCGTGGGACGACCCGTTCACGCTCGACGGCGAGCGGTTGTGCGTCGTCGGATTGGGCACGCTCGGGCGGGGCATCGCCGAGCGCGCCGACGCGCTCGGCATGGAGGTCGTCGGCGTCCGGCGCTCGGGCGAGCCGACCCCGCACACCGAGACGGTCTACGCGCCCGAGGACCTCCGCGAGGCCGTCGCGGACGCCCGGTTCGTCGCGCTCGCGGTGCCCCTAACCGACGAGACCGAGGGGCTGGTCGGTGCCCCGGAGTTCGACGCGATGCGCGAGGACGCCTACCTCGTCAACGTCGCCCGCGGGCCGGTCGTCGCGGAAGACGAACTGGTCGCCGCGCTCCGCGAGGACGAGATTGCGGGCGCTGGCCTCGACGTGTTCGAGGAGGAACCGCTCCCCGAGGAGTCGCCGCTGTGGGACTTCGAGGAGGTACTCGTGACGCCCCACCGCGCCGCGGCCGAGCGCGACTACTACCGACACATCGCGGAGTTGGTTCGGGAGAACGTCGAGCGCGCGACGGAAGGTGAAGAACTGACGAATCGAGTGGTGTGA
- a CDS encoding M20 family metallopeptidase, with protein sequence MTEATASEFAVDPEETIDLLQRMVRIPSPYFEEHDLAEFVYEWLDDRDLDPEYHHVSEPEITEYEGDNVIARLEGSDPDAPTLLLNAHMDTVKLVEDWEEDPCSGRIEDGKLYGQGACDMKAGLAAVMKAFEALAEVEANGELRGDVLLTAVVDEEGPYGLGTDRLIRDGITDDCDAAIVTEPGPILAQEDIDNPALLLGARGRYLYDITVKGKAAHGSQPHKGVSALVDAGRLAERLTEIEVGSHEKLGDGSVCPLMLNSGSQTLSVPERARLMVDRHVVIGESEERVRADAEQAVADLDLDSEVEIRFREAPDPGIKYGPYVTDEDHPLVGALQDATRSVAGTDPALGYFASVGDFNYLGDRAGLPTVIVGPDGENIHGAGEFVYTDEVVEVADIVTETAAKFCG encoded by the coding sequence ATGACTGAGGCGACTGCTTCGGAGTTCGCCGTCGACCCCGAGGAGACCATCGACCTGCTCCAGCGGATGGTCCGCATCCCGAGTCCGTACTTCGAGGAACACGACCTCGCCGAGTTCGTCTACGAGTGGCTGGACGACCGGGACCTCGACCCCGAGTACCACCACGTCAGCGAACCCGAGATTACGGAGTACGAGGGCGACAACGTAATCGCACGCTTGGAGGGGTCCGACCCCGACGCGCCGACGCTCCTGCTGAACGCCCACATGGACACCGTGAAACTGGTCGAGGACTGGGAGGAGGACCCCTGCTCGGGGCGCATCGAGGACGGCAAACTCTACGGGCAGGGGGCCTGCGACATGAAGGCCGGTCTCGCGGCGGTGATGAAGGCGTTCGAGGCGCTCGCGGAGGTCGAGGCGAACGGCGAGTTGCGCGGCGACGTGCTTCTCACCGCGGTCGTGGACGAGGAGGGTCCCTACGGACTCGGTACCGACCGACTCATCCGGGACGGCATCACCGACGACTGCGACGCCGCCATCGTGACCGAGCCGGGTCCCATCCTCGCACAGGAGGACATCGACAACCCCGCGCTCCTGCTCGGGGCGCGCGGGCGCTACCTCTACGACATCACGGTCAAGGGGAAAGCCGCTCACGGCTCGCAACCTCACAAGGGCGTCAGCGCGCTGGTGGACGCCGGCCGACTCGCCGAGCGCCTGACCGAAATCGAGGTCGGGAGCCACGAGAAGTTGGGCGACGGGTCGGTCTGTCCCCTCATGCTGAACTCCGGCAGTCAGACGCTCTCGGTGCCCGAGCGCGCCCGTCTGATGGTGGACCGCCACGTCGTCATCGGTGAGAGCGAGGAGCGAGTGCGCGCCGACGCCGAGCAGGCCGTCGCGGACCTCGACCTCGACAGCGAGGTCGAGATTCGCTTCCGGGAGGCTCCCGACCCCGGCATCAAGTACGGTCCCTACGTCACCGACGAGGACCACCCGCTCGTCGGCGCTCTACAGGACGCGACGCGGAGCGTCGCGGGCACCGACCCCGCACTCGGCTACTTCGCCAGCGTCGGCGACTTCAACTATCTGGGCGACCGCGCGGGCCTGCCGACGGTCATCGTCGGGCCGGACGGCGAGAACATCCACGGCGCGGGCGAGTTCGTCTACACCGACGAAGTGGTCGAAGTGGCCGACATCGTGACCGAAACGGCGGCGAAGTTCTGCGGGTAG
- a CDS encoding Hvo_1808 family surface protein: MLGSGVAGATLGATAADEAATPTERTPSASAQDGSGTAENGSNATSCAATPPENGSAPETDVKGWENGLWYDASIDVNQDDGVQKAERRKIVSRTMARVEAVRCVEFDQRVPVSVVSREEYRNQQSGGNASEGLRKFDNAKFEALFLVGEDEDSLAVQNANRGSGVLGYYSPRNDQIVVIAESTEDLRIDELTLAHELMHAWQDQQFDLSGTPFDAKLRDQVNAQSGVVEGDASYTETLYERQCAANWECLDAPQRGSTGQLANIGVYLMKYQPYSDGPAFVRMVQNVGGWDAVNALYEDLPESTEQVIHPLRYESDPPTNVTLNDTAAEGWSRVRAPDRPGYGRLGEAAAMMSFVYPYYHSQGQTQLIPANEWFDYNQTGNVSQFDPLNYESNYTTGWDGDRLHVYENENGSLGYVWRLVWDSPQNAQQFVTGYQRLLKYWGGQQVGPNAWRIPEGKFADAFYVDIDGRNVTIVNAPTVAGLSEIRPEVGPVTVTNATESGDANATTTTTS; this comes from the coding sequence ATGCTCGGGTCCGGCGTGGCGGGGGCGACGCTCGGGGCGACGGCCGCCGACGAGGCGGCGACCCCGACCGAACGGACGCCGAGCGCGAGCGCACAGGACGGGAGCGGGACGGCGGAGAACGGGAGCAACGCGACGAGTTGCGCGGCGACCCCGCCCGAGAACGGGTCGGCCCCCGAGACCGACGTGAAAGGGTGGGAGAACGGGCTCTGGTACGACGCGTCTATCGACGTGAATCAGGACGACGGGGTCCAGAAGGCCGAGCGCCGGAAGATTGTCTCGCGGACGATGGCCCGCGTCGAGGCGGTGCGGTGCGTCGAGTTCGACCAGCGCGTGCCGGTGTCGGTCGTCAGCCGCGAGGAGTACCGCAACCAGCAGTCGGGCGGAAACGCCTCGGAGGGACTCCGGAAGTTCGACAACGCGAAGTTCGAGGCGCTGTTCCTCGTCGGCGAGGACGAGGACTCGCTGGCGGTCCAGAACGCGAACCGCGGCAGCGGCGTCCTCGGGTACTATAGCCCGCGGAACGACCAGATAGTCGTCATCGCCGAGAGCACCGAGGACCTGCGAATCGACGAACTCACGCTGGCTCACGAACTGATGCACGCGTGGCAGGACCAGCAGTTCGACCTCTCGGGAACTCCGTTCGACGCGAAGTTGCGCGACCAAGTGAACGCCCAAAGCGGCGTCGTCGAGGGGGACGCGAGCTACACCGAGACGCTCTACGAACGCCAGTGCGCCGCGAACTGGGAGTGTCTCGACGCGCCACAGCGCGGTAGCACGGGCCAGCTCGCCAACATCGGCGTCTACCTCATGAAGTACCAGCCCTACAGCGACGGCCCGGCGTTCGTCCGCATGGTGCAGAACGTCGGCGGTTGGGACGCCGTGAACGCGCTCTACGAGGACCTGCCCGAGAGTACCGAGCAGGTCATCCACCCGCTCCGGTACGAGAGCGACCCGCCGACCAACGTGACGTTGAACGACACCGCGGCCGAGGGCTGGTCGCGCGTGCGAGCGCCCGACCGGCCCGGCTACGGCCGACTCGGCGAGGCCGCGGCGATGATGTCGTTCGTCTACCCGTACTACCACAGTCAGGGCCAGACGCAACTGATTCCGGCGAACGAGTGGTTCGACTACAACCAGACGGGCAACGTCAGCCAATTCGACCCGCTGAACTACGAGTCGAACTACACGACGGGGTGGGACGGCGATCGACTCCACGTCTACGAGAACGAGAACGGGTCGCTCGGCTACGTCTGGAGACTCGTGTGGGACTCGCCGCAGAACGCCCAGCAGTTCGTGACCGGCTACCAGCGACTCCTGAAGTACTGGGGCGGCCAGCAGGTCGGCCCCAACGCGTGGCGCATCCCGGAGGGCAAGTTCGCCGACGCGTTCTACGTGGACATCGACGGCCGGAACGTGACCATCGTGAACGCGCCGACCGTCGCGGGTCTCTCGGAGATCCGACCCGAAGTCGGACCGGTCACCGTGACGAACGCGACGGAGTCGGGCGACGCGAACGCCACGACGACGACGACGAGCTAA